In Synergistaceae bacterium, a genomic segment contains:
- the rsxC gene encoding electron transport complex subunit RsxC, whose protein sequence is MRLPSFWGGIHPPQNKELTVNKEIENYLPVSELVFPMAQNLGALSQPVVKKGDNVLVGQKLGDSDAFVSAPILSSVSGTVKDVGMRLTTAGLLETCVVIENDGKYDKDSSWTPLLNYENNDPKEYIARIREAGIVGYGGATFPTAVKLTPPNPKCIKWLIVNAAECEPYLNCDNRLMIEEPAKIVKGLKLLMRLFPEAEGVIGIENNKPEAIAVMEKELKKQNAFKISLQPLVVKYPQGAEKMLIEALTKQEYVVTALPADVGCIVLNVRTVHQIYEAIAEGTPSVTRIVTVTGDAIVNPKNIRMPLGTSIRELIEFCGGFKEEPAKIISGGPMMVVTLRSMEVPIVKSTSGILALTKKSAHLGEEFACIRCGRCVDACPVGLLPNTLNKVVLLRDYITFEEMGGLNCIECGSCSYVCPASRHLTQTFRDGKVTVMAMNRKAAVK, encoded by the coding sequence ATGAGACTTCCATCATTCTGGGGAGGGATACACCCACCACAGAATAAAGAATTAACTGTAAACAAAGAAATAGAAAATTATTTACCCGTGAGTGAATTAGTTTTTCCAATGGCGCAAAATCTTGGGGCCTTAAGCCAGCCGGTGGTAAAAAAAGGCGACAACGTACTCGTAGGACAAAAACTTGGAGACAGCGATGCGTTCGTTTCTGCTCCAATTCTTTCAAGTGTTTCTGGAACAGTTAAAGATGTTGGCATGCGTCTCACTACAGCAGGATTACTTGAAACATGTGTGGTAATTGAAAATGATGGAAAATATGACAAAGACTCATCTTGGACTCCCTTGTTAAATTACGAAAATAACGATCCAAAAGAATATATTGCACGTATACGTGAGGCTGGAATAGTCGGTTACGGTGGCGCAACCTTTCCAACGGCAGTAAAGCTTACACCCCCCAATCCAAAGTGTATTAAATGGCTCATAGTGAATGCTGCCGAATGTGAACCATATTTGAATTGTGACAATAGGCTTATGATTGAAGAGCCAGCAAAAATTGTTAAAGGACTAAAGCTTTTAATGAGGCTCTTTCCTGAGGCAGAGGGTGTTATTGGAATAGAAAACAATAAACCCGAAGCCATTGCAGTAATGGAGAAAGAGCTAAAAAAACAAAATGCATTTAAAATATCTTTACAGCCTCTTGTGGTTAAATATCCTCAAGGAGCCGAAAAAATGTTGATAGAAGCTCTAACAAAGCAAGAATATGTTGTGACTGCTCTTCCAGCAGATGTAGGCTGTATTGTTTTGAACGTTCGCACAGTTCACCAGATATATGAAGCAATAGCTGAAGGTACACCTTCCGTAACTCGTATTGTCACAGTAACAGGAGACGCTATTGTAAATCCAAAAAATATACGTATGCCGCTTGGAACCTCTATTCGTGAGCTTATAGAATTTTGCGGTGGTTTCAAAGAAGAGCCAGCCAAAATAATTTCTGGTGGCCCAATGATGGTGGTAACACTGCGCTCAATGGAAGTTCCCATCGTTAAAAGTACTTCTGGAATTCTCGCATTAACCAAAAAATCAGCACACCTGGGAGAAGAGTTTGCATGTATCCGTTGTGGACGTTGCGTAGACGCTTGTCCAGTAGGGCTGTTACCGAATACATTAAATAAAGTTGTACTTCTGCGTGATTATATAACGTTTGAAGAAATGGGCGGGCTCAACTGTATCGAGTGTGGTTCTTGCTCATACGTATGCCCTGCAAGCCGTCATTTAACACAGACCTTCCGCGATGGAAAGGTAACTGTAATGGCAATGAATAGAAAGGCGGCTGTAAAATAA